In the genome of Xiphias gladius isolate SHS-SW01 ecotype Sanya breed wild chromosome 18, ASM1685928v1, whole genome shotgun sequence, the window TGTTGTAGAGccaggagcagtgacttcctggagtctcagATGGTTGTTTGGCAACCAAATGGTGACAAAGACTTTAGGAATTCACAAAGACTTtagaaatagttccagcacaTAACTCCAAGTAAAACCATAAGTtgcaatttttacatttctttggctttatatttatttagtctacaaatatgagagtggtatcgatcttctcatctgttAGCAAGAAACCTTTAGCTTAACACTTGTCAACTAGAAGAATCAACACTGAAGGGAAATTTACTTGGAATTACTGACTTCAGATGCCTTCTTTGCTATGAAAGGACAATGATGTGTATTCAAATGGAGGTGTATATTTTTTCAAGTGATGGATATCCCTTTTTTGGAACAAAATTTTATTTCGAAGTTTATCCCTGTAGTTCAATAGGCAAGTTATATTGATGTCTAAATTTTGCCACGTCTTCTTTGTCTTGATTTAGACCATTCCAGTTGAGGAGCTTATAAAAGGGGATTTTCAAAGCAACTTTGAGATCCTGAAGTGGTTCAAAGTTTTCTACatagaaaatgtgaaaagtaaagAATACGACCCTTTGAAAGCTCGGTACAGCCATGATATCAGCCCTATTGTGTCATCTCCACAACTGCGTAagtttaatttcacattttctttcagtgtgATAATAAAATAAGGCAGTGTATTGTGTTTCGATCATCACATTTACAGTGCATGTGtagtaattattttttctcttactttgtCAGAGAGCTCTAAATTGGGATCAGAAGCGGAAGAGAATGGCACTGAAACGACTAAAAAATTCCCTTACAATGAAGAGTGGAGGGATATTTATGATTGGGCTGAACGTAGTACTCTTGGAGAGCACTATACCTACTGCCACACTTGTGCCAGAAACCTGAACACATTTCATAAAGGCCTCATTGAACTAAGGCGACatgtggaaacaaacaaacacaagaaagGGGCTGAAATTTCCAAGAGGGCTAGCCTGCAAAGCCAACACTCTGAACTGCCCTGTAGTGACGCAGCTATCCGATTTATTCGCAAACACTATCACAATGGCTCTGCTAAAGGTGAAGAAGTGTCTAGACATTTTGCGCGCTGCAAGCTGGGGCTGCAGTACCCCAAAGATATTATATCTGTTTGCCACAACACTCCTTACTGTGTATACATTTATGGAGGGGTAACAGTGGGAAAGGATGACACCATGTCTGTGGTCCTTGTTGGGTTTTTTGATGTCGAAGCCTGCAAGCACTGCATCCGGTTTCTGGATGCTCTTCAGTCAGTGGATGGTGCAGGAGATCAAACCGCTGTAGCAGTGGGGGAGACCTTGAAGAGATTTGGGTTACACACAGATAACCTTGTTGCTGTTTATTTCGATGGCGAAGCTGTGGCCTCCGCGCAGATTTGCTCGCAGCTCAGGGAACTCAACCCGAACATAATAGTCTTAACAGGGCTGTACACCATCGCTGATGCTGCTTGCCATGCTGGGGTTAAGCAGCTCTCCAATCAGGCTCATGAGCTGATAGCAGACATCCATGCCCACTACTCCTCCTGCTGTACAGAGAATGACAACCTCAAGGCTCTTTTTGGCTCAGATATCGCTGCAGACAGTCCATCATTTTATATCAACACCAGCTGCCTTAACTTTTGCTTATTAGTGACACAAATCTTGGAAATATGGACTGATCTTATATTGTACTTCAGCTCTTGTGACAACAATGATGAGAAAGCCAAATTAATCTGCCTACAGCTACAGGATCCTAAGGTCAGGGCAACATTTATGTTCCTGGAGCAGGCCTTAAAGCCGTTGCACAATTTCCAAAGGCATCTTCAAACAAAGGAGGGAGTTCCCCGAGCTGATTTGCTGCTCATCCTAGAAGACGCCAGTAACCTGCTATGCACCTACACCTCCTACTTCCTTCATCCTCAAGCTGCTGTTCGCTTCCACAAGGAACAAGATGCCCAAATCCTTAAGAACAAGAAATTCCACCTGTCAAGCCCTGAACTCAGTCTGGTTGGCAAACCCGTGGAAGACTTCCTGAATGAGTCTCAGGCTGCAGAGGCACTGCCACTGTTAAAAGAGGAGGTGTTGTCTTTTTACATCGCACTCACAGGTTGCATTGCAGAGGAGCTGCCTCTAAGTTATGAGTTGCTAAGGAGCATAGCTCAGCTGCTGAACCCCCAGAGCAGGCTGAAAGTGACAGGGAAAGCAGTAGGGGAGCTTGGGACCAAGCTGggaatctgcagctcccctgaGGAGCACAACCAGCTCACACGTGAATTCCTTGAGTATCAGCTGGCTGAGGAGGGGGAGagtgaagaaggagagaaggaccACTCAGCAGATGTTTTACTGGAGAAACACTGGGCCAGCGTACTGAGGAACACCAAGCTGACAGTCTTCAGAAAGCTAATTCTGGCCCTGTTGTCCCTCCCCTGTCCACCACTTGATGCTCAGCAAGTTTTTACTCAGGTATGTAAATGCAGGAGCTGTATCAAcatcttttgtctgtgtttaatttttgcatttttaattaattttgtgcACCTGCTTCATTTCCTTTCTCAGGCCTTAGAgtatggagatggagatggagatgaagCTGCGTTGTTTTCTGAGAGTGAAGCCTTAACAGAAAGTGAGTGTGATGCCATGTCTGACAGCGCTCTGTCTAACAGCAACCGCAACAAAGACTTCCCAGTTCACACTAAAGGTAAGAAGAAAGATAGTCCATGTAGTAAATAAAACTTTCATGAGATGATGACAGTGATTTGtatgatgtgaaaaaaagtgaagatgaAGAAGTGTATAAGAATTCACTGCATTTGATATGTTAAAATAATCTATATTAGAATATATGTTATAataatatgttatatattttatatataatatgtatgttATTTACACTTTTATCCTATTTTCTAGAACTGAATGGCCTTAATGTGAGAGTGAAGCCGTGTGAAGTCCGCCTTACAAAGATAAATagtaagaaaaacaattttaacttCTAATTTGCATAATTAACATTACTGAAGTGTAATTTTACAcctatactgtacatttattttgttaatggGAGTAAATCTTACTGTATCTTTTTAGCTGAGAAACGGTTTGGGTTGCTGTCATCCCCCggattttcagttttaacatGTCACAACGCAGTTATCACCTCTGTGATcttaacacaaaaacatactgtgCTACAATactttctgtttcctttcaaaGGGCTAGTGAATGAATATGACGGTATACCTGGAGAGAATGGTGCCTTTTCAAAAGAGGTAACAGACAAAATTTGACCGTAAATACTGTCAGCTAGACTTGATGGCTGAAACCAGAACAACACcgaaaaatgtatttttgctgcaTCACATTTTGCGTCATTAAAATTTCTAAATTGCCGCTTCTGTAAAGTGAATCCTCCACTCTTCAGTCCCTCTCATCTACTAACACTCTTTGTCCTTGCTTCTTTACTCTTTTCACCTTTATGGCCACCATAAAAATAACCACAGGTATGATGAGGAGCAGTGTGCCTATATGaaggtgtgtgagtgttgtgGGGAACATTTGCATGTGCATGATATTTGCGTGTGTAATGAGAGTGTGTTGTCTCTCAGGGGGCCAGTAGGGGATGTTATGGCTGGGAGAGCAGTTTGCGCCAGAAGCCACAGGCCCGTACAGTGTTTCAGGCTGGTGCTAGCACCTGGTCCAAACCCGTAGGTCTTGATAAGGACAGCAAAAAGGGTCTGGAGTCCCAAGATGAGGTGGTAGGTATACTCAAGTATACTACCAGAATATCGCCGGGCCATGACAGGCCTCTTTGCCCTTTGAAATGCTACTagatagaaaataataaatattcaatGGTTTATCCGACAACATGTGAGCTGATTACAACTAGGATTGGAGCTAgtattttatcaaatctgaagTCTTTTGGATCTcaatatcaaatcaaatatcaaatctATTTAGCTTCAACAATGTAATATAACAAATGCTATAAATAACAACACACAATTCCAGTTAAAATCCAAACAATTACATTTAAAGACCTAAAAGACAGATTACATCTTTGCTATTTAGTTTAATTACTATaagatttaataaataattgtttaCTACATAAACATCACAAGCACAACATCTGCAGTAGGTAAGTATTCATCTGgcatctgcaggtcttgaaaaaaGCATTGGATTCATTTTCCTCAAAAGCTGTGGAAGgtattaaaatgtcttaaatttcaATTACAaaagttttgattattttttcttgccttccATAGACAGTAACATggatgatacatttttttgtttgtggtttccAACTGTCAGTTGACGTTGTACGTAACAACTCAGACTGATGCAACAGGGGCTGTTGAGTTCTTTTTGTGGCGTTTTCCGTCAGCCCCATCAGACTTGAAGTAAACACTGTTGCTACAGCTATCCACTGTAGCCAGGTAGCTCATCAACTCATATTTGGCAAGTGCCAATTTTAGTAAAAACTTGTACgggccctgtggagttttcttgtgaacaaacaaaagctatgtttacatttagtgcTAATCACCAATAGACACTGTGTCTGtgaggtctaacaaatgtgtcaagtgattttcctttctcaggaaacatttacaaagcagatttttaaattattttaaatccattcatgatagtaaactgagtatctttgggttttggacccttggttgaacaaaacatgacatttgagGACACTATCCGAGGCTGTGTGAAATTATAAAAGACACAATATTGGATTCATTTTCaatcacaattttctgacattttctagaccgattaattgataaaataatcatcagattaatcgataatgaaaataatcgttagttgccGCCCTAGTTATACTTTAGGTTACATTTATCAGAAAATGGAAGCATATCTGTTGTGTGAGAAGACCGAGTGGTGgctgtcaaaaatgtttcaaaaacactttctgtgtgGACTTCTCTTTAGACTCCGAGTTTAAcgaattaaaaaatgaaaaactgaaccAGCTATCAGAATCCAGTCCTACCTCTTACACACCTTCATTTCAGATTAACCATTCGCTTTGTTCACTTGGTGCCAAATCAGATTAGAAATAAAGCAAAGGTTGGATAACTCATCCTCCCAAGCATTATGCTGGCTCTCatgttaaaattcattttaaataattattttgaaaCCACAGTGGAAAAGACACTTA includes:
- the dnmt3ba gene encoding DNA (cytosine-5-)-methyltransferase 3 beta, duplicate a, yielding MATTAVVTPDSSHDKTSRLYLVTWINSLLKTDFKDVREMGSGACHCQIMDWVIPGSVDMTEVKFDAQSEDDCRHNFSLLQEAFSKSGITRTIPVEELIKGDFQSNFEILKWFKVFYIENVKSKEYDPLKARYSHDISPIVSSPQLRKFNFTFSFKSSKLGSEAEENGTETTKKFPYNEEWRDIYDWAERSTLGEHYTYCHTCARNLNTFHKGLIELRRHVETNKHKKGAEISKRASLQSQHSELPCSDAAIRFIRKHYHNGSAKGEEVSRHFARCKLGLQYPKDIISVCHNTPYCVYIYGGVTVGKDDTMSVVLVGFFDVEACKHCIRFLDALQSVDGAGDQTAVAVGETLKRFGLHTDNLVAVYFDGEAVASAQICSQLRELNPNIIVLTGLYTIADAACHAGVKQLSNQAHELIADIHAHYSSCCTENDNLKALFGSDIAADSPSFYINTSCLNFCLLVTQILEIWTDLILYFSSCDNNDEKAKLICLQLQDPKVRATFMFLEQALKPLHNFQRHLQTKEGVPRADLLLILEDASNLLCTYTSYFLHPQAAVRFHKEQDAQILKNKKFHLSSPELSLVGKPVEDFLNESQAAEALPLLKEEVLSFYIALTGCIAEELPLSYELLRSIAQLLNPQSRLKVTGKAVGELGTKLGICSSPEEHNQLTREFLEYQLAEEGESEEGEKDHSADVLLEKHWASVLRNTKLTVFRKLILALLSLPCPPLDAQQVFTQVCKCRSSALFSESEALTESECDAMSDSALSNSNRNKDFPVHTKELNGLNVRVKPCEVRLTKINRLVNEYDGIPGENGAFSKEGASRGCYGWESSLRQKPQARTVFQAGASTWSKPVGLDKDSKKGLESQDEVVEESSPSSKSTPRGRRKHAYQDGKGFLIGELVWGKVKGFSWWPGMVMPWKTKSAPLGMRRVEWFGDGMFSEIYTECLQAFSAFTKCFCKNSFASLPIYKEAIYQIIELAGERSGKSFAEAIGNKEKELKLMLDWAFEGFLPTGPEGFVPPDSAAHVDSSDSALSDYQPPAKRKYVFKNKANAPVITYSKESIIEKVKEKGKKIEDFCLSCGSSDIEVQHPLFEGGLCLKCKENFTETLYRYDEDGYQSYCTVCCAGSEVILCGNASCCRCFCKDCLDILVGPGTFDKLKDVDPWSCYMCKPSQCEGNLKLRPDWSVKVQDFFANNSAMEFEPHRVYPSIPADQRRPIKVLSLFDGIATGYLVLKDLGLKMERYIASEICEDSIAVGMIKHEGKIEYVNDVRTITRKHLAEWGPFDLLIGGSPCNDLSMVNPLRKGLFEGTGRLFFEFYRILTLLKPKEDDDRPFFWLFENVVFMSANDKSDICRFLECNPILIDAVKVSPAHRARYFWGNLPGMNRPLATSLDDKVALQDCLEVGRMAKFDKVRTITTKSNSIRQGKMGPLPVTMNGKEDYLWCTEMEQIFGFPKHYTDVNNMGRMQRQKVLGRSWSVPVIRHLFAPLKDYFECE